The Candidatus Scalindua japonica DNA window GAAATATGGATATAAAGAAATTGTATTATTAATCAATCTTAACGATAATCTTGGGAGAATAATATGTTCAACACAAGAGAGTATGTTTCTGGAAATGAATACACAATTGAAACCTGGAGAAAAGAGAGTATTCAAATTTCATTTTGATATGGATGATATAAGTAGTGAACATATGGGATTAGAGGCTGTTCTTTTTAGAACGAACTTTGATAGAACCGATAAAACAGAGTTTTCAAAAGCGGAGTTGTATTTAGGGATATAATAATGAACGATTATAGTGATATAAGGATTTCTGAATTTCTATTATGTTACAAAATATTAAAAAAAGAGATAAGAAGACAGTCATAATACTATCCATAGTAACAACTTTGTCTATAATATGTTGCGTTGCATTAGTAGTAATAACAGCACAAAAGCCCTGTTCTCCCGAATTCTGTGCAAGATGTCATAGTATGAAACCAGCATATAATTCATGGGATGAAACAGTATCCTGTAATACCGGATGCCTGAGTTGTCATACACATGATAATAGCGGCAGGACATTGTCGGCAGAAATTGAGGATAGTAACTGTGCGAATACAGAATGTCATTCTATTGAAAAACTCTTATCTGAAATATCAAGTTACAAGAATACGTTTTCTTTTAATCACGAAACGCACTTGAAGCAGTATCCCACCAATCTTAAATTAATGTGTACCGGATGTCATTCTTATCAAGGTGAAAATGTACAGGGAGCCGTGAAAACTAAACATTTTGATATAGATGAAGATGCGTGTTTTGTCTGTCATTTTATAGAGAGAGACACTCCTCTGCTTGCTGTTGATGGAAAAACAAGAGTTGATGAATGTTCTCTGTGCCATAAGGATGTACAGAAAAAGTTCAAAATATATGAGAAGGAGTTTGATCATCTGAAATATGAGAAGGAGCTGAAAGTATCATGTACAAACTGTCACTTTGATACTGTTCACAGAGGTAGTAATGTAGAAGAGAAGAATTGCTACCGATGCCATACAAGGATCCCTGAAGAGTACCGGGGAGCAGAGAAAATGCACCTCGATCATGTGGAGAGACATAAGGTACAATGCTTCCAGTGTCATAACGGTTTTCTGCATAAGTGGAGTGATGAATACATAAACAATGTTCTGCCTGAGAGGAATACGGTTATCGGAATGGAGAATTATACGATGACCTCGGTCGTCACTGGCAAAAAAAGGGGGGTTGCTTCTGTTAATACAAAGAAACAAGGGTCTATCTTTGATAAAGAGCCTTATTTAATACAGAGAAAAATATATGCAGGTAAAGGTGGTTTCGGAATAGAGGGGAGTCCTGACCCGATGTATCTTGCTACGGTAAACTGTACTTCATGCCATAAAACTAAAGATATGAGTGTCCATCCTGTGGCCTGTAACATCTGCCATCAAAAGGGATTTCATAAAACAATGGCAGAACAGAAGGAATATATTGCGCGAATGTTAGCTTCGTTATCAAAAGCGCTTACAGAATCACAGAATCGTGGGGCATCAAGATTGCTGATCGAAGAAGCAATACACAATTATGACTTGATTGTAAAAGACGGCAGCTTCGGGGTACATAATATTAAATATGTTAAAGATTTGATAACATACAGCATTAAAAGATTAAAATCTAATTGATGTTATAACTGCAAGCTCAGGTCGGGTTTATTGCCCCGCACACTGGCTGAACACTTTCCTCTCTTTCGAGAGGAAAGTGTCTTTGCTGTTTTTTCAAGAACTAAATTATTTTGTTAAATACATAACTATTCATATGTATAAATATATTTTAATTTACCGTTTGTTTATAACACTGATTTCATTATCTTTCTTTTCTGAAAGCAGTATTGGTTTTGGTGGAGAAACATTACGAAAGAGTGAACGTATTCAGGAATTAAAGAGGATGGATACCTGTACGGTGCGATGTCACGTTAATTATATGGCATACGAAAATAAATTTGAAGTTACTGGAAGACCTGAAATTTTCAGGCACCAGACACATTCATTTGAACAGCATCTGGATTGTACATCCTGCCATGATAATAGTGAGGTTAATACTGAGAACCATGGCAAATTAATAATAAAAAAAGAGAACTGCCTTCAATGTCATCATGTTGAACTGAAGGGATCTGAGTGCAATAGATGTCATAAGGGAATTGATGAGTATCCTATGAAATATAAAGAAAAACGATTTATACATGGGTTTACCGTGGAAAGTGGTGTTGATTGTAGTTTATGTCACGTTGAGGATCAGAATGCAACATTGACAAATGAAGAGATCAATTGTGTAAAATGCCACCATACTACACCGAACCTGGATTGTGTTAAATGCCATAAAGATGATATGGATAGCTATTTTAATACTGATCCACAGAGGAGAGGTAGTCTCTCATGGACTGTCTCTTTCAGACATACACAGCACACTGTGCAGGATTTGTCATGCAGGGAGTGCCACTCCATCAGTCATGATAACTATACTGGTATTCTGGAATACGACCTCAATTGCAGTAAATGCCACCATATATCTGATGGAAAAAGAGGCTGTATTGAATGCCATAAAATCCCTTCAGATTTTATTAACGGGAAGCCCGGCATAGGTGAGGTTACTCCTCTACCGGATATGATGTTCAGGGCAGTTAAATGTGATGATTGCCACAGGTATAATGATAAAAAATTAAAATTCAGGGGGGTAGAGGAGTACTGTATAGAGTGTCATAATGAGGATTATGGTAAGCTGTACAAAGCGTGGACACAAACAATCAAGGACAGATTGATAGAAATCAACCGTCAGGTACAAACTAAAGTTGAGGGCCGTAGTAATTGGGGTGAAAGTGGAGCAGATGACCGGAAAAATATGGACACGTTTCCGGAGAAGGCGGGGTCGATTGTAGATGTAATAACAAAATACGGAATACATAATTATAACCTGACAAGAATACTCCTGGATAATCTTGAAGAGAAAATACAATAATTTATACATTAATCATGAGAGGTGCTGAAACTGAGGATGGCAATAGGGTACCGTGGATGTCATATTGCCATTCGCACCCCATGTGGTTACATTTCTGTCTGATGTATTTTTGCATTGTTATTTATTGACATAAAACTAATAAGGGGTAAAATACGAAAATTATACAATAAATAACAGTCTTGAGTACTTCGGGTAACATTATTTAGGAGAGTAGGGAGGGAGAGTCGCAATGAAGTGCTTAGTTTTTTCTGTAATAATATTGTCTGTTGTTGGATGTGCTTTAATGAAACCGTCATCTACTTCTACTGCGCCAACAAAGCACCAGATTATTTATAGTTGGTCAAAAATCTCAAAATTTGATTCAAAAAAAGATGTAGAACGTATTCTGGGTGCCCCTTCTGATATCCTTTATAGTGAGGATACAGAAATATGGAAGTATGATTATGATATCTCCAGATCATTTGGAACGGTAAGTTTTCGTAGAAGCGATAATCGTGTATGGTTTTTCTCAAAACCTGCATTCTAGCAAGAGATATAATTTGATTGTTCATGTTAGTGCGTTTATAGGTACGAGAAAGTTATTATAAGATACTTAATTAAATAAGATAAAAAATATTTTATGGATTTTTAAAATGAGTTTTGGATACTATTTGATCAAGAAAGGCAAAATAAAGAAGAAGGATTTAGATGTTGCACTTAAGCTTAATACTGAAAAAGGTATAAGGTTAGGAGTCCTGGCTATAGATGATGGCCTGTTGACTGAGCCGCAATTAAATATTATTCTGAAGCGGCAGAGAGAGATTAGTGATGCTGGTTTATTTGGAGAAATAGCAATTAATATGAATCTCTTAAGTAAAGAACAGGTTAATGTACTTTTAGAAAAGCAAAAGGAATACGATAGGATAATAAATCAGATAATGGTATTATCTGGCGCCATTAGCAATAGCGAAAAGGAAAAAGAGTTAAAACTATTTTACAATATGATAGTAGGCAAGGAAGATTTGGAAGCAGCACAGAAGAATAAAATTGAAAAAAGCCTGAAATTAGGCGCCTTGGCTATAAAAAACAGCCTGTTGACTGAACAGCAATTAAGCATTATTCTGGAGCGGCAGAGAGAGATTAGTGATGCTGGTTTATTTGGAGAAATAGCAATTAATATGAATCTCTTAAGCAAAGAACAGGTTAATGTACTTTTAGATAAGCAAAAGGAATATGATAGGATAATAGGTCAGATATTAGTGCTATCTGGAGCCATCAGCAATAGCGAAAAAGAAAAAGAGTTAAAACTATTTTACAAAAGTGTATCAAAGAAGGAAAATTAAATTACTCACTTACTTTTTTAATCGGAAGCATGAAATACACCAGCATTTGATGGATATGCTTTTCATATATTAAGTATATTTTTACAGAGAGGTAAAGGCAACAACTGCCTCACCAAATATAAGCTTTGGCCTGGACTTCCAACTCCGAAATAAACGAAAATTTTTTTTCTGCCAACCAACAACCGTTTCTGGTTTCGATTATGCCTTCCTCTTTATCAACAAAACCAGGGTCTTTATTCAACATTCCTCTTGAAATATTTTATTTTGATAGTATGGTTAAGTATAGTTATCAAAAAAAATATTAATTAAATTATTTATCATTTGTAAATGCGACATAGTGAAAGTACGTAAAATTCTTTAGGTTAAGATTGGTAGGGAGAAAGCCTGTGAGAATAGTACATGCACATGAAGCCGGTAAAATAATCACAAATAGATCTTTATATCTAAGCTTCGGTGGGTCCAGAGGAAGGTCTACCGTGGCTTTTTTTAATTTTACGTATTTGTCCATTATTTCTTAAAACATGTTATAGAGGCATTATAAAACGTAAACCTTTAGTAATCATGGACAAGAGTACACAAAGTTAAACGGCTAAAAGAGTTTATAAGTGAAGCAATTTCGTAACTGTTCATATATAATAGGAGGTAAATACCATGCACAATAAGTTGTCGAAATTAATATCTACAATATTCATTATCATTATTTTATGTTATGTATCGGTTTCAAGATTAAGCCATGCAGGCCCAGAGGATTTTGGTACAGTTAACAACATGGAAGATAAGCGTATGAAATGCCTGCAAGTGGTTGCAGAAACAACAATTGAGATGCTCATTGCAAGTAGAAGTGTAATTGCTAAGAATCAGGAACTCATAAATATTGATCCGGCAACAGGAAATTATTCCATGAAGGGTTTTGTACCTGCTGTGGCAGGTTCACAGATAGCTAATGATTTCAGCCTGATGACCGGGCATAAATTAAAACAGACAAGTCTCAGAGTAAGGAATCTTTCAAATTCACCTGATGAATGGGAGAGGAAGGTATTGAAATTATTAGAGTTACCTGAACATCCGGAAAGGTGTTGGCATTGGTGAAATGGTGGAGGTAGATGGTAAGAAAAGATTCAGGTTCATAAAGCCGATCTATGTTGATGTGGGATGTTTACAGTGTCATGGTAAAAAGAGAGAAATTCGTCCGGAAATTAAACAGTTTCTGGAAAGCAAATATCCTTTTGATCAGGCATTTGAGTATAAAGAGGGAGAACTTCGTGGCGGGATAAGCATAAGTATTTCACCAGAACTATTAGGTATAGAAAAATGAAGTTCACGAGATTTGGTACTAAACTTTTTTATTTATTCCTGTTGGTGTCGCTTTTGCCTCTCGGTATTGCAGGCGGGATAGTTTACCTGTATATGCACGACAGCATGAAAAAAGAGGTACTAAAGCAGCTACGGTCTAATGCGTATAGTCTTAATAGTCAGTTGGATCTCTTATTGTCAAAAAGAAGATTCAGGGTTGCAGATATTAGTTCTGATGGTTTTATCAGAGATTGCGTCGAAAAGGTATCTTACCAGCCGCCTGATTATTCTCAGATTATCGAAAAGTTAAATACTCACCTGATTGTAAATATGAAACGCTTAGACCCTGATATTCTTGAAATACAGATTCTCAACCATACAGGTAAGGTCATCGCTTCAACCTCTCTGGAGCAAGTAGGTAAAGACTGCTCTCATAAAGACTACTTTAGAATCCCGTTTCTTTCACACGAGCAAATGGGCCCATATTTTGCTGATGCAGCAGATCCTTCTGAAAATCATGAAAGACTAAAGTTAGTATTTTCGTCAATTCTTACAGATAAGCTTTTTCAAAAACCTCTGGGTGTTCTTGTAACTAAGGTGAAGGGTACAATACTTCAAAACATTCTTCATGCAACGGTACCTCAATCGAACGAAAAAGATTTTGTTGCACAGTATAGTGCAATTTATATCGTGAACAGCAAAATGTTAATGATAGCAGGCTCAAGCGATACTGCAGAATTCAGTGCTGGAAATACTATAGATACACCAGAAGTGCAGCGGGTGCTGGATACAAAAAGGGAATTTTCCGGAATATGTAAAAATTATAGGGGTGTGCAGGTGTTTTCTATGGCATTATATGTGCCTGAGACGAACTGGGTAATTCTGTCAGAGAAAGACGTCAAAGATGCATTTCTGCCATTAGCGAGGATCACGTATATTTTTGCTATATCCGGATGTGTGGCACTACTTCTGGTATTTATATTTGCATTTGTTGTTTCAGGTAAAATAAATTCAGCCATAAGAAATCTGTTAGAGGGAATCAGAAGAATTGCAAGAGGTGATTTTGCACACCAGATAGCAGTTATCAGGAGTAAGGACGAAATTGGCGAACTGAGTGAGTCATTTGTACAAATGTCCAAAAAACTAAAAATCTCACACGAGAAATTAGAGGAACATAGTCGAACACTGGAACAAAAAGTTGAAGAAAGAACAGTTGAATTAAGAGAAGCAGATAGGATGAAAACTGAATTTTTATCTTTAGTTTCGCATGAATTAAGAACACCACTTGCAGCAGTATTAGGTTATGCGAAAATTATAAACAAAAGATTTAGCGATGTTATCTTTCCTAATGTCAGATCTGAAGATGATAAGGTTGCGGTCTCAATTGGAAAGGTTAAAAATGGCCTTAACACAATAATTTCAGAAGGTGAGAGATTAACTGAGCTTATAAATGATCTCCTTGACATGGCAAAAATTGAGTCTGGAAAAGCCGAGTGGGAGATGAAGCCTGTTTCAGTTGCTGAAATTATTGAACAAGCAACAATAATAACCAGCAGCTCCTTTGAATTGTATGGACTTGAGCTGCTAAGTGATGTTGATGAAGGGCTGCCTGAGGTTGTGGCAGACAGGGATCGGCTGGTGCAGGTGATGCTTAATCTTATTTCTAATGCTATGAAGTTCACAGAAAAGGGATCTGTACTATGCCGTGCAAGGAAGAAAGATAACGAGATAATAATAAGTGTAAAAGATACTGGCACAGGAATATATGATGCTGATCAGAAGACGATATTTAAGAAATTCAAGCAAACAGGAACTACTACTAAAGGCAAGCCGAAAGGGACTGGGCTTGGACTTCACATCTGCAAAGAGATTGTAAATCATCATGGTGGCAGGATATGGGTGGAAAGTGAGCCAGGGAAGGGAAGTACCTTTTCATTCACTCTGCCAATCCCCTGTGGTTGTGGACCACTCACATGTACAGGCGCAAGTGATAAGGTATAATCGGCTAACGATCAGATTATAGTTAGTGACTACAGTGGAAAGAATAAGTACACTAAAAGCATGTAATATTTGTCTTATGTTCTTTTATATCAAGGTTTAACATGAAACAGTAGGTTTAATAGTATCATGATTGAAGAATGCGTGCATTTTAACTCTGACGGTTTAAAGCTTGAGGGTGTTTTGTCATATGATGAAAACGTTATGAGCC harbors:
- a CDS encoding HAMP domain-containing sensor histidine kinase, which translates into the protein MKFTRFGTKLFYLFLLVSLLPLGIAGGIVYLYMHDSMKKEVLKQLRSNAYSLNSQLDLLLSKRRFRVADISSDGFIRDCVEKVSYQPPDYSQIIEKLNTHLIVNMKRLDPDILEIQILNHTGKVIASTSLEQVGKDCSHKDYFRIPFLSHEQMGPYFADAADPSENHERLKLVFSSILTDKLFQKPLGVLVTKVKGTILQNILHATVPQSNEKDFVAQYSAIYIVNSKMLMIAGSSDTAEFSAGNTIDTPEVQRVLDTKREFSGICKNYRGVQVFSMALYVPETNWVILSEKDVKDAFLPLARITYIFAISGCVALLLVFIFAFVVSGKINSAIRNLLEGIRRIARGDFAHQIAVIRSKDEIGELSESFVQMSKKLKISHEKLEEHSRTLEQKVEERTVELREADRMKTEFLSLVSHELRTPLAAVLGYAKIINKRFSDVIFPNVRSEDDKVAVSIGKVKNGLNTIISEGERLTELINDLLDMAKIESGKAEWEMKPVSVAEIIEQATIITSSSFELYGLELLSDVDEGLPEVVADRDRLVQVMLNLISNAMKFTEKGSVLCRARKKDNEIIISVKDTGTGIYDADQKTIFKKFKQTGTTTKGKPKGTGLGLHICKEIVNHHGGRIWVESEPGKGSTFSFTLPIPCGCGPLTCTGASDKV
- a CDS encoding cytochrome c3 family protein, producing MYKYILIYRLFITLISLSFFSESSIGFGGETLRKSERIQELKRMDTCTVRCHVNYMAYENKFEVTGRPEIFRHQTHSFEQHLDCTSCHDNSEVNTENHGKLIIKKENCLQCHHVELKGSECNRCHKGIDEYPMKYKEKRFIHGFTVESGVDCSLCHVEDQNATLTNEEINCVKCHHTTPNLDCVKCHKDDMDSYFNTDPQRRGSLSWTVSFRHTQHTVQDLSCRECHSISHDNYTGILEYDLNCSKCHHISDGKRGCIECHKIPSDFINGKPGIGEVTPLPDMMFRAVKCDDCHRYNDKKLKFRGVEEYCIECHNEDYGKLYKAWTQTIKDRLIEINRQVQTKVEGRSNWGESGADDRKNMDTFPEKAGSIVDVITKYGIHNYNLTRILLDNLEEKIQ
- a CDS encoding c-type heme family protein; this translates as MHNKLSKLISTIFIIIILCYVSVSRLSHAGPEDFGTVNNMEDKRMKCLQVVAETTIEMLIASRSVIAKNQELINIDPATGNYSMKGFVPAVAGSQIANDFSLMTGHKLKQTSLRVRNLSNSPDEWERKVLKLLELPEHPERCWHW
- a CDS encoding Tll0287-like domain-containing protein, encoding MVEVDGKKRFRFIKPIYVDVGCLQCHGKKREIRPEIKQFLESKYPFDQAFEYKEGELRGGISISISPELLGIEK